cAAATCCTAACTAATTATTCTTAGCAGAATTTTGCTAACTGCACTGGTTCAGGATCACAAAAAGgggaaatttaaaaaatctgaCAATACTTTTTAACCAATGTTATAacaaaatctcaattattttttgataaaagcTCACAGACAATTGATTTTATCTGAATTTATCAATTAAGAAttgttaaatgataatttagtcaaattatttaaaaattctcaattattaatttcataCAAAGATAACTGGACATGTGAGTCTGTGTATTATTTTCTAGTCTCTGGTCAGTGAGAACTGACTGATGCATACGAGTTAAGGTTTCGTCCATATTCAAAGGCCATGCATCTGCCTGAACTGTGTAGTAAACTGGTAGACATTTTCTGGGTGTGGGAGTGATTTGACCACAGTTGGCCTCTGAAAGCACCTCTTAATCCATGCTGTAATCTTGGGGCAGTGGTCTTCAACTTTGAAGGCACCAAATTTTTCACATGCCAAGAACCATGTTGTGAGAGGGATTGCAATCACATCAACATACCCAAAGGAATCACCACCAAAGAAGTCCTTCTCCCCAAGAGCTTCCTCTAGTTGCTTTAGGATCTCAATGAAATCCTTCTTCGCAACTTCTtgttcttctcctcccttgCTTAGCCAGATACCCTTCATGCTCTCAAACACCTACCAATCACACATATATATCAACTAACCGTTAATTGATTATTAATATTGTTACATGTCATGTTTGAATTACACTTCAAAAGGACATGCACGCTAGACTCTTAAGTGGTTGTGAGATTTAATAATAACAAGCATCTAGTTAATCTAAAACATAAGCACGTGACCAATATCCATATGATCTATAAAGAAACTTTGGTTTTCTTTCAATTAACTGCAAAGCAAGATTGAATAAATTAACAATATCACAAAAAACCTACGGTTTAAAAGCATGTACAAATTACAAACCACTTTTGAGATTTAAGCGAGATTACATGCAGGGACAGATCTAGAGGGACGGATCTAGAGAGGGCGAGTAGTGGCCTCGACTCCCCCTCtcccaaaattttaaaaaactatacttatatataagatatgtatttaaaaataaaaaatttattatgtaatttaatagttttatatgtattatttttgtgatagatttatgttttaattgtttaattcactaatattttttacttaactaatttaatatcataCTCTCAAGTTTTTGTACTTTTTAAATTAGCTTTTATATAATaatctctttatttattttttatattaatatatttaatatttatattattatattaataatgactTACATAGTTATATTTTAGTAATcacattatgtattttaaatattattttcttgtaaaaaatactcatttttattttaaatttacgttgttaaaagaaaaaaatttataaagatatcttatattttgtattttataattttaaataattaataatttctaatttatttttaaattttttaaaatttttaaaagaattaattttaattaagaaaatatgtgataatttttaactaaacatgttataaattatttttattgaatgaaaaaaaataatctaaa
The genomic region above belongs to Arachis duranensis cultivar V14167 chromosome 3, aradu.V14167.gnm2.J7QH, whole genome shotgun sequence and contains:
- the LOC107480917 gene encoding glutathione S-transferase U19: MFCWDSRQVLLLKSNPIHQKVPVFLHDGKPLLESSIIVSYLDEVFTSNPLLPTCAYERAQARFWTDFIDKKVFESMKGIWLSKGGEEQEVAKKDFIEILKQLEEALGEKDFFGGDSFGYVDVIAIPLTTWFLACEKFGAFKVEDHCPKITAWIKRCFQRPTVVKSLPHPENVYQFTTQFRQMHGL